A region from the Benincasa hispida cultivar B227 chromosome 8, ASM972705v1, whole genome shotgun sequence genome encodes:
- the LOC120083930 gene encoding uncharacterized protein LOC120083930: MEGYTYRITKCCMTSSLVQLLAFEKLNGDNYAAWKSNLNMILVMDDLSIYDVLAKKHDVVRTAKEIMESLRGMFAQPSFSLRHDAIKYVYNCRMKEGTSVKEHVLNMMVHFNVTEINRAIIDDKSQVSFILESLSKSFLQFRTKR; the protein is encoded by the exons atggagggttacacttacagaattactaagtgttg catgactagctctttagtaCAATTACTTGCCTTCGAGAAGCTTAATGGGGATAATTATGCTGCATGGAAATCGAATTTAAATATGATACTAGTGATGGATGATCTAAG tatatatgatgttttggcTAAGAAACACGATGTTGTGCGTACTgctaaagagattatggaatctctacggGGGATGTTTGCACAACCATCCTTCTCCCTTAGACATGATGCTATCAAGTATGTTTATAACTGCCGTATGAAAGAAGGGACCTCTGTTAAAGAACATGtcttgaacatgatggtccatttcaacgtgACAGAAATAAATAGAGCTATTATAGATGATAAAAGTCAAGTTAGCTTTATTCTAGAGTCTCTTTCGAAGAGCTTCTTACAGTTCCGCACAAAGCGATGA